A window of Ananas comosus cultivar F153 linkage group 4, ASM154086v1, whole genome shotgun sequence contains these coding sequences:
- the LOC109709165 gene encoding TATA-box-binding protein 2, with protein sequence MADQVLEGSQPVDLSKHPSGIVPTLQNIVSTVNLDCKLDLKAIALQARNAEYNPKRFAAVIMRIREPKTTALIFASGKMVCTGAKSEQQSKLAARKYARIIQKLGFPAKFKDFKIQNIVGSCDVKFPIRLEGLAYSHGAFSSYEPELFPGLIYRMKQPKIVLLIFVSGKIVLTGAKVRDETYTAFENIYPVLTEFRKIQQG encoded by the exons ATGGCCGATCAGGTCTTGGAGGGGAGCCAGCCGGTTGACCTTTCTAAGCATCCGTCCGGCATCGTTCCCACTCTCCA GAATATTGTCTCAACCGTCAATTTGGACTGCAAGTTGGATCTTAAAGCCATAGCTTTGCAAGCCCGGAATGCGGAGTATAATCCTAAG CGTTTTGCTGCAGTAATCATGAGAATAAGAGAACCAAAAACCACAGCATTGATTTTTGCATCGGGAAAAATG GTTTGTACTGGAGCAAAGAGTGAACAGCAATCGAAACTTGCTGCTCGAAAG taTGCTCGCATTATTCAAAAGCTTGGTTTTCCTGCTAAATTCAag GATTTCAAGATTCAAAACATTGTTGGTTCCTGTGACGTCAAATTTCCGATAAGACTTGAGGGCCTTGCATATTCTCACGGTGCTTTCTCTAGT TACGAGCCAGAACTCTTTCCGGGTTTGATATATCGAATGAAGCAACCGAAGATCGTGCTTCTCATTTTCGTTTCCGGCAAGATTGTGCTTACTGGAGCCAAG GTGAGAGATGAGACATACACGGCCTTCGAGAATATATATCCCGTCCTTACAGAGTTCAGGAAAATCCAGCAAGG GTAA